Genomic segment of Oncorhynchus nerka isolate Pitt River linkage group LG10, Oner_Uvic_2.0, whole genome shotgun sequence:
AGGGCTCTTCACTTGGCTCTTATCCACGAGCACTGGGCCTTCGTACAATACTTACTGGGGGTGATCGCTCTGGACAGGAGCTGGGTGCCTTACCTGGACATCCAGAACCACTTGGGACAGGTAAGCACAGGGACACACTGCTCTTTTGAGCTGAGATCAGCCACACCAGCATAGTGAGTTCCCCAATGGGGGGTTTATTAACATGTAATTAACATGTGTCCACTTTCATTTTATTGGTCTCCTCACTCTTTATTTGGCCCTCTCAAATCTCCTACTTTGGGTACTTTTTTGTCTCTATTGTGTTTTCCTCTATTTTCAATGTCCACTtcttttcttcctcctccttaCTTCCTCTGTCAGACTGCCCTCCACCTGGCTGTCATAGTGGACCAGTCCCAGTGTGTGCGGGGGCTGCTGTGGGGCGGTGCGAGTGCTGAGctccaggagagaggagggaacacacCGCTGCACTTGGCTGTCAGGGAGCTGAGGCAGGACTGTGTACGAGAGATCACCTCCAACTGCCAGAGCACCGACTATCTACACGTCACCAACTACTCGGGTACACAGATCGCCCAGACGACGTGTAGCCTGTCGTCGTACCGTTAGAAACTTTACATACCGTAACTTTATCATCCCTGTTTTACCTTTTAGGTTTCTCTATTTGTAatgtcaccctccctctctctttctttccctcctttAGGGGTGAGTGCACTGCATTTGGCAGTACAGAGGGGCAAGGAGGACATAATCAGCATGCTGATTGAGGCAGGAGCTGATGTTAACCAGAGGGTGAGTAGACTGATATAGACAGGGTGGGTCCTCCATGCCTGCTGGGTTCCAACATGCCTCAGCACTTCATTCATTAAAGTCATTAAAGGTCCCCTCACCTGCTGAGCAAGATAATTACACTTAAAGGTTATGATGATCcactcactgcctctctctccctttctgcacCCCCAGGACCCAGGCTCAGGCCGTTCCCCTCTCCATTGGGCCGTGGAGTCCCAGAGCCCCAGGGTGGTGCAGTTGCTGCTGCAGAGGGGAGCCAATGTAGACCAGCCCTCCTATGCAGGCCACACAGCCCTCTACTGCTCCCTGCACAGGCCCAACAAGGAGGTACAGGCCCTGCTCAAGGCTGGAGGGGCCTCTGACGCACAGGCCCAAGacgaagaggagagggagagtgaagaggtGAGGGTGGTCTGGGGGAGCTAGTTGGCACTGCAGATATTAACTTCTTTATTTGTCTGTCATAGATCTATTGACATTTCAGAAGTCACACAGTGTCCATCATGGCTGTAAGTGTTACTATTGGGTTTATATGACTCCGTGACACTGGAGTCATATTAACTCTGCTGTTCTCTGCGTTTGCCTCCTGTAGGAGTTTGATGACGTTGTTATCAATGGACAACGAGTGCACTAACCATGAACATGGAACCTGAGCCACATGGAGTCATGGCGCTGCTGTTGGGCTAAGCGATTGATGTGCATCAtgagcatttgtgtgtgtgtggttcgtgTATGTATGTGTTCCTGTAAATTGTATATAGCAAGGCTGCAGAGTAGGTCCAGTTCTCAACCCAGTCCGGACTTAAGTCATTCGATTTAATTGATCAGTTGTTCCTGTGTCAATTTAGTTCCTTTACATTGTGCAGGGGGTAAGCTAATGTTAGTTGGGTCACATGGTTTTAGTGTTTGTCTGGAGCTAAGCTTGCCAAGACTAGTGTTGCCTACCTTACGCATGGGAGAATGATCCAAACAAAAGCTGTGTTCTGTCAAACTAGTTGCCAGTTTCACCACTACAGATTCCAACTTTAAAGCTGGAGTCATTCATGGTAAAACTGCCACACCCGTTTGCGATATgacaacaacaaagaagttactgcaaacaatGAACTGTGTTTTTCTCTCGAACATGATTGGACGCGAGATAGAACAGCAATGTATATAGTGCATTTATTTTTACCATGAGACCCAACGCTCCCCAGCTCTGcttcgtcaacaaaacaaaaacagccgTGGCGCAGTTTCCCCTACTGCGGATTCTATCTTTAAGGCTATAGATGAGACATGTGGGTTTGTGACTAAAGCAGTTAGAAGGATCTGAGACGTTACCATTCTTAACAAGGCAGGGTTAGGGGAAGATGTGAATGTACATAAGGTAGAGGTTTATGCATGCCAAGGTAAGTAGTTCACAAGGgatgggaggagaaaagagaggggcaAACTCAACACATTGCTAAATCATCTTTGCCTCAAGTTGAAATAAATGATTGTTTAACGGCATTTGGGAACCTCTGCAAGTCTATATGAGTTGAGATGTTTTGACCTATCACATGGGTAGAGGGTAATGTGATGTGACAATTTCAGTAATGAATCAGTCCCTGACTATGAGTGCTCTAACCAGGGCCTGACGACTATCCCTGGAATACCCTGGAGTGATGTCATTCAGTTCATT
This window contains:
- the LOC115135786 gene encoding NF-kappa-B inhibitor alpha-like, producing MAGIQPRCDSGKQHARPMLGFGLDKHQTLGTSAPDDWCDSGLECLSGTALSLDDSFSNETSKTWGPRSPPHTASYPSLDDTDKHPMDFSSLGGGERLDSAIGDSITDETVGSISQGLGTMHLNEPVISYTVDDRGRQAAPSLEEERQRRDEMLNTLHFVSEDGDTALHLALIHEHWAFVQYLLGVIALDRSWVPYLDIQNHLGQTALHLAVIVDQSQCVRGLLWGGASAELQERGGNTPLHLAVRELRQDCVREITSNCQSTDYLHVTNYSGVSALHLAVQRGKEDIISMLIEAGADVNQRDPGSGRSPLHWAVESQSPRVVQLLLQRGANVDQPSYAGHTALYCSLHRPNKEVQALLKAGGASDAQAQDEEERESEEEFDDVVINGQRVH